A genomic region of Melopsittacus undulatus isolate bMelUnd1 chromosome 5, bMelUnd1.mat.Z, whole genome shotgun sequence contains the following coding sequences:
- the CAV1 gene encoding caveolin-1 has product MSGTKYVDSEGFLYTAPVREQGNIYKPNNKMMADELSEKAVHDVHTKEIDLVNRDPKHLNDDVVKIDFEDVIAEPEGTHSFDGIWKASFTTFTVTKYWFYRLLSAIFGIPMALVWGIYFAILSFLHIWAVVPCIRSYLIEIQCISRVYSICIHTFCDPMFEAIGKMFSSIRATVRKEI; this is encoded by the exons ATGTCCGGTACCAAATACGTAGACTCGGAG GGCTTTCTATACACTGCGCCCGTGAGGGAGCAGGGCAACATCTACAAGCCCAACAACAAGATGATGGCAGATGAGCTGAGCGAAAAGGCAGTGCACGACGTGCACACCAAAGAGATCGACCTGGTCAACCGAGACCCCAAGCACCTCAACGACGACGTGGTCAAG ATTGATTTTGAAGATGTCATTGCTGAGCCAGAGGGAACACACAGCTTTGATGGGATTTGGAAGGCCAGTTTTACCACCTTCACTGTAACGAAATACTGGTTTTATCGTTTACTGTCAGCAATCTTTGGCATTCCTATGGCTCTCGTCTGGGGCATCTACTTTGCCATTTTGTCATTCCTGCACATCTGGGCAGTGGTGCCGTGCATAAGGAGCTACCTGATTGAAATACAGTGCATTAGCCGCGTCTACTCAATCTGCATCCACACGTTCTGCGATCCAATGTTTGAGGCCATAGGCAAAATGTTCAGCAGCATCCGAGCCACAGTACGGAAAGAGATTTGA